The following coding sequences lie in one Streptococcus suis genomic window:
- the kwcM gene encoding KxxxW cyclic peptide radical SAM maturase has product MRTISEDILFRLEKFGGILINKTNFERIELDETEAFFLYLVQNHGIEIATSFFKKEIEMGKLERALSLNIYSDNNIEDSSNNPYETLQNARKHVAKLKKHNILSFPLELVIYPSMYCDLKCGFCFLANREDRNAKPAKDWERILRQAKDNGVLSVSILGGEPTRYFDIDNLLIACEELKIKTTITTNAQLIKKSTVEILAKSKYITPVLSLQTLDSKLNFELMGVRPDRQIKLAKYFNEVGKKCRINAVYTKQSYEQIIELVDFCIENKIDRFSVANYSEVTGYTKIKKKYDLADLRRLNEYVTDYITQREANLNFATEGCHLFTAYPELINNSIEFSEFDEMYYGCRAKYTKMEIMSNGDILPCIAFLGVNQTKQNAFEKDLLDVWYDDPLYGGIRSFRTKNSKCLSCGLLKICEGGCYINLIKEKSPEYFRDSVCQL; this is encoded by the coding sequence ATGAGGACAATTTCAGAAGATATTTTATTTAGATTAGAAAAGTTTGGTGGAATTTTAATAAACAAAACAAATTTTGAAAGAATAGAGTTAGATGAGACTGAGGCTTTCTTTCTATATTTAGTTCAAAATCATGGTATTGAAATTGCAACTTCTTTTTTTAAAAAAGAAATTGAGATGGGGAAACTAGAGAGAGCATTATCATTAAATATCTATTCTGATAATAATATTGAGGATTCATCGAACAATCCTTACGAGACTCTTCAAAATGCGAGAAAGCATGTAGCAAAATTAAAAAAACATAACATACTGAGTTTTCCGCTTGAACTAGTAATATACCCCAGTATGTACTGTGATTTAAAATGTGGTTTTTGTTTTTTAGCAAATCGTGAAGATAGAAATGCCAAACCTGCTAAAGATTGGGAAAGAATTTTGCGCCAAGCAAAAGATAATGGAGTGTTAAGTGTTTCAATTTTAGGAGGGGAACCGACTAGATATTTTGATATTGATAATTTGTTGATAGCTTGTGAGGAACTAAAGATAAAGACTACTATAACAACTAATGCCCAATTAATAAAGAAAAGTACAGTAGAAATTCTAGCTAAATCTAAATATATTACACCGGTTTTATCTTTGCAGACTTTAGATTCTAAATTAAATTTTGAATTAATGGGGGTGAGACCTGATAGACAAATAAAATTAGCGAAGTACTTTAATGAGGTTGGAAAAAAATGTAGAATTAATGCAGTGTATACAAAGCAAAGCTATGAGCAAATTATAGAATTGGTTGATTTTTGTATAGAGAATAAAATAGATAGGTTTTCAGTAGCTAATTATTCTGAGGTAACAGGATATACGAAAATAAAGAAAAAATACGATTTGGCTGATTTGAGAAGGTTGAATGAGTATGTTACAGATTATATAACTCAACGTGAAGCAAATTTAAATTTTGCTACTGAGGGATGTCATCTTTTCACCGCTTATCCAGAGTTGATAAATAATTCAATTGAATTTTCAGAGTTTGACGAAATGTATTATGGATGTCGTGCAAAATATACTAAGATGGAAATAATGTCTAATGGGGATATCTTGCCCTGCATTGCTTTTTTAGGAGTTAATCAAACTAAGCAGAATGCCTTTGAAAAAGATTTGTTAGATGTTTGGTATGATGATCCGTTGTATGGAGGGATTCGTTCTTTTAGAACGAAGAATTCTAAGTGTTTATCTTGTGGATTGTTAAAAATTTGCGAGGGTGGCTGCTATATTAACTTGATCAAGGAGAAGAGTCCAGAATATTTTAGAGACTCAGTTTGCCAATTATGA
- a CDS encoding MFS transporter: MSKRFLNLYMMNIFLSGLPYYFIGVLLLKHLGFSFTEIATLSVITELCGSVFDIPLSFLSSKFGYKKILILSNLLLTLALSCLLLGQSKIIYISAIFFGLSESLSSGVLNAYNFELIGNELVYQSFLKYLNTVKYIFIAIITIISPYLLNRNYIYPIIISIVFVIFSLLNVIQLPEIKNELPNDSRFFSFDDVKTIPWYLLLLGVAFSTLIMISNSYAGIFLNEQGLSLDMLGIVLFMFNIAMALGSYLKMKFEISLLLPVLAIFMFFQTNVFIEIVLFLLMRVLNSSYNNHFYSMFNSSIEKNRAVSWSVYNLFISISFMVSDFLAGIFADNFGIRSNYLLFGIITLFSFLFFSFSNREERT, translated from the coding sequence ATGAGTAAAAGATTTTTGAACTTATACATGATGAATATATTTTTGTCCGGATTGCCCTACTATTTTATAGGTGTATTGCTCTTAAAGCATCTGGGCTTCTCTTTCACAGAAATAGCTACTTTATCAGTGATTACTGAGTTATGCGGCTCAGTTTTTGATATTCCTTTAAGTTTTCTTTCAAGTAAGTTTGGCTATAAGAAAATTTTGATTTTATCAAATTTGTTATTAACTTTAGCCCTATCTTGCTTACTGTTAGGACAATCAAAAATAATATATATTTCAGCGATATTTTTTGGCTTGTCAGAATCCTTATCTTCAGGCGTTCTTAATGCTTATAATTTTGAATTAATTGGCAACGAGCTAGTATATCAATCTTTTTTGAAATACCTCAATACGGTAAAATACATTTTTATAGCGATTATTACAATTATATCTCCCTATCTACTGAATAGGAATTATATTTATCCGATTATTATTTCGATTGTATTTGTCATTTTCAGCCTCTTAAATGTGATACAATTACCTGAAATAAAAAATGAATTACCTAATGATTCAAGATTTTTTAGCTTTGATGATGTTAAAACGATTCCATGGTATTTACTACTGTTAGGAGTAGCATTCTCAACTCTAATTATGATCAGCAATTCCTATGCAGGCATTTTTCTAAATGAACAGGGACTTTCACTAGATATGTTGGGCATAGTACTATTCATGTTTAATATAGCTATGGCTTTGGGGAGTTACCTAAAAATGAAGTTTGAAATCAGTTTATTACTACCAGTGCTAGCTATTTTTATGTTTTTTCAAACGAATGTATTCATAGAAATTGTATTATTTTTATTGATGCGTGTTCTCAATTCAAGTTATAATAATCATTTTTATTCTATGTTTAATAGTTCGATAGAAAAAAATAGAGCAGTATCATGGTCGGTCTATAATTTATTTATTTCCATTAGTTTTATGGTATCGGACTTTCTAGCTGGTATTTTCGCAGATAACTTTGGTATAAGGAGTAATTATTTACTATTTGGCATCATAACTTTGTTTTCCTTTTTATTCTTTTCATTTTCAAATAGAGAGGAAAGGACGTAA
- a CDS encoding pyruvate dehydrogenase encodes MVSISKEQHLDMFLKMQQIRDVDMKLNKLVRRGFVQGMTHFSVGEEAAAVGPIAGLTDEDIIFSHHRGHGHVIAKGIDINGMMAELAGKATGTSKGRGGSMHLANVEKGNFGSNGIVGGGYALAVGAALTQQYLGTDNIVIAFSGDSATNEGSFHESMNLAAVWNLPVIFFITNNRYGISTDISYSTKIPHLYQRAAAYGIPGHYVEDGNDVIAVYEKMQEVIEYVRAGNGPAMVEVESYRWFGHSTADAGVYRTKEEVNEWKAKDPLKKYRKYLTENKIATDEELDAIEAQVAEQVEASVKFAQESPDPDISVAYEDVFVD; translated from the coding sequence ATGGTATCTATCTCAAAAGAACAACATTTGGATATGTTCCTAAAAATGCAACAAATCCGTGATGTTGATATGAAATTAAACAAATTAGTGCGTCGCGGTTTCGTACAAGGTATGACTCACTTCTCAGTCGGTGAAGAAGCTGCGGCTGTTGGACCTATTGCTGGATTGACAGATGAGGACATCATCTTCTCACACCACCGTGGTCACGGTCACGTTATTGCAAAAGGGATTGACATCAACGGTATGATGGCTGAGCTTGCTGGTAAGGCAACTGGTACATCAAAAGGCCGTGGTGGTTCTATGCACTTGGCCAACGTTGAAAAAGGAAACTTTGGTTCAAACGGTATCGTAGGTGGTGGTTATGCCCTTGCGGTGGGTGCGGCCCTTACGCAACAATACCTCGGTACAGATAACATTGTTATTGCCTTCTCAGGTGATTCGGCTACTAACGAAGGTTCATTCCACGAATCAATGAACTTGGCAGCTGTTTGGAACTTGCCAGTTATCTTCTTCATTACAAACAACCGTTACGGTATTTCAACTGACATTTCTTATTCTACTAAGATTCCTCACCTCTACCAACGTGCAGCAGCATACGGTATTCCAGGTCATTATGTTGAGGATGGTAACGACGTTATTGCCGTTTATGAAAAAATGCAAGAAGTTATCGAATATGTTCGTGCAGGTAACGGTCCAGCCATGGTCGAAGTTGAATCATACCGCTGGTTTGGTCACTCAACTGCCGATGCAGGTGTTTACCGTACTAAAGAAGAAGTCAATGAGTGGAAAGCAAAAGACCCACTTAAGAAATACCGCAAATACTTGACAGAGAACAAGATTGCGACAGACGAAGAATTGGATGCTATTGAAGCACAAGTGGCAGAACAAGTAGAAGCATCTGTGAAATTCGCACAAGAAAGCCCAGATCCAGACATCTCAGTAGCTTACGAAGATGTGTTTGTAGACTAA
- a CDS encoding alpha-ketoacid dehydrogenase subunit beta, with product MAETKVMALREAINLAQSEEMRKDEKVFLMGEDVGIYGGDFGTSVGMLDEFGPKRVRDTPISEAAIAGSAVGAAQTGLRPIVDLTFMDFITIALDAIVNQAAKTNYMFGGGLKTPVTFRVASGSGIGSAAQHSQSLEAWLTHIPGIKVVAPGTANDAKGLLKSSILDNNPVIFLEPKALYGKKEEVNLDPDFYIPLGKGEIKREGTDVTIISYGRMLERALKAAEEVAAEGISVEVVDPRTLIPLDKELIIESVKKTGKVILVNDAYKTGGFIGEIASIITESEAFDYLDAPIIRIASDDVPVPYANILENAVLPNVEKIKAAIYKQVNKG from the coding sequence ATGGCTGAAACAAAAGTAATGGCCTTGCGTGAAGCGATTAACTTGGCTCAAAGCGAAGAAATGCGTAAGGATGAAAAAGTATTCTTGATGGGGGAAGACGTCGGTATCTACGGCGGTGACTTCGGTACATCTGTTGGTATGTTGGACGAGTTTGGTCCAAAACGCGTTCGCGACACACCTATTTCTGAGGCTGCAATCGCTGGTTCTGCGGTTGGTGCGGCTCAAACTGGCCTTCGTCCAATCGTTGACTTGACTTTCATGGACTTCATCACAATTGCCCTTGATGCAATTGTTAACCAGGCTGCCAAAACAAACTACATGTTTGGTGGTGGCTTGAAAACACCTGTAACCTTCCGTGTGGCTTCAGGTTCAGGTATCGGTTCTGCTGCCCAGCACTCGCAATCTCTTGAAGCTTGGTTGACTCATATTCCAGGTATCAAGGTGGTTGCACCTGGTACAGCTAACGATGCAAAAGGTCTCTTGAAATCATCTATCCTTGACAACAACCCAGTTATCTTCTTGGAACCAAAAGCTCTTTACGGTAAAAAAGAAGAAGTAAACTTGGATCCAGATTTCTACATTCCACTTGGTAAGGGTGAAATCAAACGTGAAGGTACTGATGTAACCATTATTTCATACGGTCGTATGTTGGAACGTGCCTTGAAAGCAGCTGAAGAAGTGGCTGCAGAAGGCATCAGCGTAGAAGTGGTAGATCCACGTACCCTTATCCCATTGGATAAAGAATTGATCATCGAATCTGTTAAGAAAACTGGTAAGGTTATCTTGGTCAACGATGCTTACAAAACAGGTGGTTTCATCGGTGAAATCGCATCCATCATCACAGAAAGCGAAGCCTTTGACTACTTGGATGCACCAATCATCCGTATCGCTTCAGATGATGTACCAGTTCCTTACGCAAACATTCTTGAAAACGCAGTATTGCCAAACGTAGAGAAAATCAAAGCGGCAATCTATAAGCAAGTAAACAAGGGTTAA
- a CDS encoding iron ABC transporter ATP-binding protein gives MAIEIIMPKLGVDMQEGEIIEWKKQEGDFVNEGDVILEMMSDKTSMELEAEESGVLLKIVHGNGATVPVTEVIAYLGAEGETVEAGASSAPVAPAAAIEEVPAGRTPVIVAPAAAAKPQGGGKVRATPAARKLARELGIDLGLVPGTGANGRVHKVDVEDFKGAAPKATPLAARIAADQGVDLSTLTGSGVNGKIVKDDVLAVLAPAAVETAAPAPKAEEKPAKELPEGVEIIKMSPMRKAISKGMVNSYLTAPTFTLNYDIDMTNLMALRKQVLEPIMNKTGLKVTFTDLIGLAVVRTLMKEEHRYMNASLINDAQEIELHKFVNLGIAVGLDDGLVVPVVHGADKMSLSDFVVASKDVIKKAQSGKLKGAEMSGSTFSITNLGMFGTKTFNPIINQPNSAILGVAATVQTPVVIDGEIKIRPIMALCLTIDHRIVDGMNGAKFMVDLKNLLENPLELLI, from the coding sequence ATGGCTATTGAAATCATTATGCCTAAGCTCGGTGTGGACATGCAAGAAGGTGAAATCATCGAGTGGAAAAAACAAGAGGGCGATTTCGTCAATGAAGGCGACGTCATCTTGGAAATGATGTCTGACAAGACCAGCATGGAGCTGGAAGCAGAAGAGTCAGGCGTCCTATTGAAAATTGTTCATGGAAACGGTGCTACTGTTCCCGTAACAGAAGTTATTGCCTACTTGGGTGCTGAAGGTGAGACAGTTGAAGCAGGAGCTTCATCTGCTCCAGTTGCTCCTGCTGCAGCAATCGAAGAAGTGCCTGCAGGTCGTACACCTGTAATCGTTGCTCCTGCAGCGGCTGCCAAACCTCAAGGTGGTGGCAAGGTTCGTGCGACTCCTGCAGCACGTAAATTGGCGCGTGAGCTTGGAATTGACTTGGGTCTTGTTCCAGGAACAGGTGCTAACGGCCGTGTTCACAAGGTTGACGTTGAAGACTTCAAGGGAGCAGCTCCAAAAGCAACTCCGCTTGCAGCCCGTATTGCAGCAGACCAAGGTGTTGATTTGTCAACCCTTACAGGTTCAGGTGTCAATGGTAAGATTGTCAAGGACGACGTTCTTGCAGTACTTGCTCCTGCAGCTGTAGAAACTGCTGCTCCAGCACCGAAAGCAGAAGAGAAACCAGCTAAAGAATTGCCAGAAGGCGTTGAAATCATCAAGATGAGCCCAATGCGTAAAGCGATTTCAAAAGGTATGGTCAACTCTTACTTGACAGCTCCAACCTTTACGCTTAACTACGATATTGACATGACCAACCTCATGGCACTGCGTAAGCAGGTTCTTGAGCCAATCATGAACAAGACTGGTTTGAAAGTGACATTTACTGACTTGATCGGTCTTGCGGTTGTTCGTACTTTGATGAAAGAAGAACACCGTTACATGAACGCATCTTTGATTAACGATGCACAAGAAATCGAATTACACAAGTTTGTCAACCTTGGTATCGCAGTAGGTCTAGATGATGGCTTAGTGGTGCCAGTTGTTCATGGTGCAGATAAGATGAGCTTGTCTGACTTCGTGGTGGCTTCAAAAGATGTCATCAAGAAGGCTCAATCTGGTAAGTTGAAGGGTGCAGAAATGTCAGGTTCTACCTTCTCTATCACCAACTTGGGTATGTTCGGTACTAAGACCTTCAACCCTATCATCAACCAACCAAACTCAGCCATCCTTGGTGTTGCAGCAACTGTTCAAACACCAGTTGTTATTGACGGTGAGATCAAAATCCGTCCAATCATGGCACTCTGCTTGACCATTGACCACCGTATTGTTGATGGTATGAATGGTGCTAAGTTCATGGTTGACTTGAAGAACTTGTTGGAAAACCCATTGGAATTGTTGATTTAA
- the lpdA gene encoding dihydrolipoyl dehydrogenase, which yields MAIEIIMPKLGVDMQEGEIIEWKKQEGDFVNEGDVILEMMSDKTSMELEAEESGVLLKIVHGNGATVPVTEVIAYLGAEGETVEVGAAPAPAEVAQATADLKAAGLEVPAAPAATPQAPKAELAADEYDMVVVGGGPAGYYAAIRGAQLGGKIAIVEKSEFGGTCLNKGCIPTKTYLKNAEILDGLKIAAERGINLASTNYTVDMDKTVDFKNKVVKTLTGGVQGLLKANKVTIFNGLGQVNPDKTVVIGDKVIKGRSIILATGSKVSRINIPGIDSKLVLTSDDILDLREIPKSLTVMGGGVVGVELGLVYASYGTEVTVVEMADRIIPGMDREVSVELQKVLSKKGMKFLTSVGVSEIVEANNQLTIKLNDGSEIVSEKALLSIGRVPQLAGLENLNLELDRGRIKVNEYQETSIPGIYAPGDVNGTKMLAHAAYRMGEVAAENAIHGNHHKAKLDFTPAAVYTHPEIAMVGLTEDQAIEKYGKENILIGRNSFTGNGRAIASNEAHGFVKVIAEKKYHEILGVHIIGPVAAEMINEAATIMESELTVDDVAASIHGHPTFSEVMYEAFLDVLGVAIHNPPKRK from the coding sequence ATGGCAATTGAAATTATTATGCCGAAACTTGGTGTAGATATGCAAGAAGGCGAAATCATCGAGTGGAAAAAACAAGAGGGTGATTTTGTCAACGAAGGCGATGTTATCTTGGAGATGATGTCAGACAAGACAAGCATGGAATTGGAAGCAGAAGAATCAGGAGTTCTTTTGAAAATCGTTCACGGTAACGGTGCAACAGTTCCTGTAACGGAAGTCATTGCTTACCTTGGTGCAGAAGGCGAAACAGTTGAAGTTGGTGCTGCACCTGCTCCAGCTGAGGTTGCTCAAGCAACTGCTGACTTGAAAGCAGCTGGTTTGGAAGTGCCTGCAGCTCCTGCAGCAACTCCACAAGCTCCTAAGGCTGAATTGGCGGCTGACGAGTATGACATGGTTGTTGTCGGTGGTGGTCCTGCTGGTTACTACGCTGCCATTCGCGGTGCTCAACTGGGCGGTAAAATCGCTATCGTTGAGAAATCAGAATTTGGCGGTACCTGCTTGAACAAGGGTTGTATCCCAACTAAGACCTACCTTAAAAACGCTGAAATCCTTGACGGCTTGAAGATTGCGGCTGAGCGTGGTATCAACCTTGCTTCAACAAACTACACCGTTGATATGGACAAGACAGTTGACTTCAAGAACAAGGTTGTGAAGACATTGACTGGTGGCGTTCAAGGTCTCTTGAAAGCTAACAAGGTAACAATCTTCAACGGTCTTGGTCAAGTAAATCCTGACAAGACTGTTGTCATCGGTGACAAGGTCATCAAAGGTCGTAGCATCATCCTTGCAACAGGTTCTAAAGTATCACGCATCAACATCCCAGGTATTGATTCTAAGCTGGTATTGACTTCTGATGATATCCTTGATTTGCGTGAAATTCCTAAGTCACTCACTGTTATGGGTGGTGGCGTTGTCGGTGTGGAACTTGGTTTGGTTTATGCATCATACGGCACAGAAGTAACAGTTGTTGAAATGGCTGACCGTATCATTCCAGGTATGGACCGCGAAGTATCTGTTGAATTGCAAAAAGTCCTTTCTAAGAAAGGTATGAAATTCTTGACATCAGTTGGTGTATCTGAAATCGTTGAAGCCAACAACCAGTTGACCATCAAGTTGAACGACGGCTCAGAAATCGTTTCTGAAAAAGCCCTTCTTTCAATCGGTCGTGTACCACAATTGGCTGGTCTTGAAAATCTTAACCTTGAATTGGATCGCGGTCGTATCAAGGTCAACGAGTACCAAGAAACATCAATCCCAGGTATCTACGCCCCAGGTGATGTCAACGGTACTAAGATGTTGGCTCACGCTGCTTACCGTATGGGTGAAGTGGCAGCTGAAAATGCTATTCACGGTAACCACCACAAAGCGAAGTTGGACTTCACACCTGCAGCGGTTTACACACACCCAGAAATCGCTATGGTTGGTTTGACAGAAGACCAAGCTATCGAGAAATACGGTAAAGAAAACATCCTTATCGGTCGCAACAGCTTTACTGGTAACGGTCGTGCCATTGCTTCTAACGAAGCACATGGTTTCGTAAAAGTTATCGCTGAGAAGAAATACCATGAAATCCTTGGTGTTCATATCATCGGACCAGTTGCAGCTGAAATGATTAACGAAGCAGCAACTATCATGGAATCTGAGTTGACAGTTGACGACGTGGCAGCATCCATCCACGGTCACCCAACCTTCTCAGAGGTTATGTATGAAGCCTTCCTTGATGTTCTTGGTGTTGCAATCCACAACCCACCAAAACGGAAATAA
- a CDS encoding MutR family transcriptional regulator, translating into MKNFGEIFKKFRESRGLKLKDVAKVGISTSQLSRFEKGETDLTISKFLLILDEINMPIDEFMYAVHDFHRDELNELLSKVRYYVSTRDVEGMKKLLYSQIESEDKREKFYHINIILLKIRLQDLSGENYYNDKDLDELTDYLFSVEYWGYYELLIFMNTLDVLKYDVFIVLAREMSRRSDFFKEIPNNRRLISTMLLNAYITCIERQNLIDALYFEKQLKQCFFIETEIYERLVFLYAQNLYRYRKTGSKFAIVEMRKCIGAMKLAGSDHVAQIYEEHLKKILTENS; encoded by the coding sequence ATGAAAAATTTTGGAGAAATTTTTAAAAAGTTTCGAGAATCGAGAGGATTAAAATTAAAAGATGTCGCAAAGGTTGGTATCTCAACGTCTCAGCTCTCTCGATTTGAGAAAGGAGAGACTGACTTAACGATTTCAAAGTTCTTACTCATATTGGATGAAATTAACATGCCGATCGATGAATTTATGTATGCGGTTCATGATTTTCATAGAGATGAACTAAATGAGCTCCTGTCAAAAGTACGTTATTATGTATCTACTCGTGATGTCGAAGGCATGAAAAAACTTCTTTATTCTCAGATAGAATCGGAGGATAAACGGGAGAAATTTTATCACATCAATATCATTTTATTAAAGATTCGCCTGCAAGATTTGTCAGGGGAAAATTATTACAATGATAAAGACTTAGATGAATTAACTGACTATTTATTTAGTGTGGAATACTGGGGCTATTATGAACTTTTGATTTTCATGAATACTTTAGATGTCTTGAAATATGATGTTTTCATAGTATTAGCGAGGGAAATGTCTAGACGGTCAGACTTTTTTAAAGAAATCCCTAATAATCGTCGTCTTATTTCTACGATGTTACTTAATGCCTATATCACCTGTATCGAACGGCAAAATCTTATAGATGCTTTGTATTTTGAGAAGCAATTGAAACAGTGCTTTTTTATCGAAACAGAAATTTATGAGAGACTTGTTTTTCTCTATGCTCAAAATCTTTATCGCTATCGCAAAACTGGAAGTAAATTTGCGATTGTGGAAATGAGGAAGTGTATTGGAGCGATGAAATTAGCAGGTAGTGATCATGTGGCACAGATTTATGAAGAACATTTGAAAAAAATTTTAACAGAAAATAGTTAA
- a CDS encoding carbohydrate-binding domain-containing protein — MKTNFKKLLYSGVTLMSIGILVACSSTSSSMTTSSSAATSQSSASTTSSNSTSSDSSSSSSSIDWSALPTTEVTLSNDGLKITEGGTYILTGSTTAGVTVETDANVRIILAGAEISSSDTAAINVINADNVELEIKDGTTNTVKDTSNHTDTNIEGAIHVEADLTITGNGSLTVEGNFQDGIVSTDDLVVNSGNITVTAVDDGIRGKDSLTINGGTINVTAGGDGIKSTNDTDTTKGYTTITGGEITVKAGDDGIKAETALTIDGGTITVSESVEALEGTNITINGGTIDVYGSDDAINASSTTSSDIYIKVTGGDLKVAVGSGDTDAFDANGDIYISGGTIAVTAQSAFDFDGTAELTGGTVTVNGEQITQIIATGPGAGGHGGW; from the coding sequence ATGAAAACAAATTTTAAAAAACTACTTTATTCGGGTGTCACGTTGATGAGTATCGGTATCTTGGTGGCATGTTCATCAACTTCTAGTTCAATGACAACATCAAGTTCTGCAGCTACAAGTCAATCAAGTGCATCAACTACTTCCAGCAATAGCACATCATCTGACTCAAGTTCATCATCATCTTCGATTGACTGGTCAGCCCTTCCTACTACAGAAGTAACACTTTCAAACGATGGCTTGAAAATTACAGAGGGTGGTACCTACATTTTGACAGGTTCAACAACTGCTGGTGTAACGGTTGAAACAGATGCCAATGTTCGCATCATTCTAGCAGGTGCTGAGATTTCAAGTTCAGATACTGCAGCAATCAATGTTATTAATGCTGACAATGTTGAATTGGAAATCAAAGATGGTACGACGAATACAGTGAAAGATACCAGCAATCATACAGACACCAATATTGAAGGGGCTATCCATGTTGAAGCTGATTTGACCATTACAGGAAATGGTAGCCTGACCGTTGAAGGCAACTTCCAAGATGGCATCGTATCGACAGATGACCTTGTCGTGAATTCAGGAAACATTACCGTCACTGCAGTGGATGATGGTATCCGTGGCAAGGATTCATTGACAATCAATGGTGGTACAATCAATGTCACAGCAGGTGGTGATGGTATCAAGTCTACAAATGATACAGATACTACCAAAGGTTATACAACTATCACAGGTGGTGAAATTACTGTAAAAGCAGGTGATGATGGTATTAAAGCGGAGACGGCTTTGACAATTGACGGAGGTACCATTACAGTATCAGAATCAGTAGAAGCCTTGGAAGGAACTAATATCACTATCAACGGTGGTACAATTGATGTCTATGGCTCAGATGATGCTATTAACGCGTCAAGTACAACTTCATCTGATATCTATATCAAGGTAACTGGTGGTGACTTGAAAGTTGCGGTTGGTAGTGGGGATACAGATGCTTTTGATGCCAACGGTGATATCTACATTTCTGGGGGTACTATTGCTGTAACAGCTCAATCTGCTTTTGACTTCGACGGAACTGCTGAATTGACAGGAGGTACGGTAACCGTTAACGGTGAGCAGATTACTCAAATCATTGCGACAGGACCAGGTGCTGGTGGCCACGGTGGCTGGTAA
- a CDS encoding Cof-type HAD-IIB family hydrolase — protein MRKIIFLDVDGTLVDYHNRIPESAIRAIRQARENGHLVYVCTGRSRAEMQPELWEIGLDGMIGGNGSYVEHQGQVIMHQLLSEEDSRAIVDWLHERGLEFYLESNNGLFASENFRERARETLRIYSMNKGKTAEEVANQEVEDVIHGMVFDGELYRDDLNKVSFVLDSYQDHLDSKQAFPQLVANTWGGRGESALFGDLGVKDIDKAHAISVLLDHLGASQADTIAFGDAKIDISMLDYCAVGVAMGNGGAEILAMADMITDDVEEDGLYNAFERLGLLDK, from the coding sequence ATGCGCAAGATTATTTTTTTAGATGTGGATGGAACCTTGGTTGACTATCATAATCGGATTCCAGAATCTGCCATTCGTGCTATTCGACAGGCCAGAGAAAATGGACACCTGGTCTATGTTTGTACTGGTAGGAGTCGAGCTGAAATGCAGCCAGAACTATGGGAGATTGGTCTTGACGGAATGATTGGTGGCAACGGCTCTTATGTCGAGCATCAAGGTCAGGTCATCATGCACCAGCTCCTATCAGAAGAGGATAGCAGAGCGATTGTGGACTGGCTCCATGAACGCGGCTTGGAATTTTACCTGGAAAGCAACAACGGCCTCTTTGCCAGTGAAAATTTCCGTGAACGTGCCCGTGAAACCCTGCGAATTTATTCCATGAACAAGGGGAAAACTGCAGAAGAGGTGGCCAATCAAGAAGTAGAAGATGTCATACACGGGATGGTGTTTGATGGAGAATTGTATCGAGATGATTTGAATAAAGTCAGTTTTGTACTCGACTCCTACCAGGATCATTTGGATTCCAAGCAAGCCTTTCCGCAACTGGTCGCAAACACCTGGGGAGGTCGCGGGGAGTCAGCTCTCTTTGGTGACTTGGGGGTGAAAGACATCGACAAGGCCCATGCTATTTCTGTTTTGCTGGACCATTTGGGTGCTAGTCAGGCCGATACTATCGCCTTTGGTGACGCTAAAATTGATATTTCCATGCTGGACTATTGTGCAGTTGGAGTGGCTATGGGCAATGGCGGAGCGGAAATCTTGGCTATGGCAGATATGATAACGGACGATGTAGAAGAAGATGGCCTCTATAATGCCTTTGAACGATTGGGACTACTTGACAAGTAG
- a CDS encoding KxxxW-cyclized peptide pheromone has product MSKELEKVLESSAMAKGDGWHV; this is encoded by the coding sequence ATGTCAAAAGAACTTGAAAAAGTCCTTGAGTCTAGTGCTATGGCAAAAGGCGACGGTTGGCATGTATAA